Proteins from a genomic interval of Corynebacterium freiburgense:
- the rpsT gene encoding 30S ribosomal protein S20: MANIKSQMKRIRTNEKRRVRNQAIRSAVRTEIRKFREIVESGDKAAAETQLRIASRALDKSVTKGVFHRNNAANKKSSMARAFNKMA, encoded by the coding sequence GTGGCTAATATTAAGTCCCAAATGAAGCGCATTCGCACCAACGAAAAGCGCCGCGTACGCAACCAGGCTATCCGCTCTGCCGTTCGTACTGAGATTCGTAAGTTCCGCGAGATTGTTGAATCTGGCGACAAGGCAGCTGCAGAGACCCAGCTTCGTATCGCTTCCCGGGCCCTGGATAAGTCAGTAACCAAGGGCGTATTCCACCGCAATAATGCGGCCAATAAGAAATCTTCTATGGCTCGCGCCTTCAATAAGATGGCTTAA